One segment of Alistipes finegoldii DSM 17242 DNA contains the following:
- the sufB gene encoding Fe-S cluster assembly protein SufB has product MAEKDKDILENIGEQEYKYGFTSDIETETIGKGLSEDVVRLISAKKGEPAWMTERRVAAYRHWLTMEPPTWAHLTIPEIDFQDIIYYAAPKQQKKLDSMDEVDPELKRTFDKLGIPLEEQMALAGVAVDAVMDSVSVKTTFKEVLAEKGIIFCSISEALRDFPDLVKKYLGSVVPYTDNFYAALNAAVFSDGSFCYIPKGVRCPMELSTYFRINAAGTGQFERTLIVADEGAYVSYLEGCTAPRRDENQLHAAVVEIIVEKDAEVKYSTVQNWYPGDKEGRGGIYNFVTKRGICRENARLSWTQVETGSAITWKYPSCILAGDNSVGEFYSVAMTNNFQQADTGTKMIHIGRNTRSRIVSKGISAGRSENSYRGLVRMAKGAENARNYSQCDSLLIGDKCGAHTFPVIDSRNRTAVVEHEATTSKISDDQLFYCNQRGLSTEDAVGLIVNGYAREVLAKLPMEFAVEAQKLLSISLEGSVG; this is encoded by the coding sequence ATGGCAGAGAAAGATAAAGACATACTGGAGAATATCGGAGAGCAGGAATATAAGTACGGCTTCACCTCGGATATCGAGACCGAAACCATCGGCAAGGGACTGAGCGAGGATGTCGTGCGGCTGATCTCCGCCAAGAAGGGCGAACCCGCATGGATGACCGAGCGGCGCGTGGCGGCCTACCGCCACTGGCTGACGATGGAACCGCCGACGTGGGCCCACCTGACGATTCCCGAAATAGATTTTCAGGACATCATCTATTATGCCGCCCCCAAGCAGCAGAAAAAACTCGATTCGATGGACGAAGTCGATCCCGAACTCAAACGGACCTTCGACAAACTGGGCATTCCCCTCGAAGAGCAGATGGCGCTGGCGGGCGTGGCGGTCGATGCCGTGATGGACTCGGTGTCGGTCAAGACCACCTTCAAGGAGGTGCTGGCCGAGAAGGGCATCATTTTCTGTTCGATTTCCGAAGCGCTGCGCGACTTCCCGGATCTCGTGAAGAAGTATCTCGGCAGCGTCGTGCCCTATACCGACAATTTCTACGCCGCGCTCAACGCCGCGGTCTTTTCCGACGGTTCGTTCTGCTACATTCCGAAGGGCGTCCGCTGTCCGATGGAGCTTTCGACCTATTTCCGCATCAACGCCGCGGGGACGGGGCAGTTCGAACGTACGCTGATCGTAGCCGACGAAGGTGCTTACGTGAGCTATCTGGAGGGGTGTACGGCCCCTCGCCGCGACGAAAACCAGCTGCATGCCGCCGTGGTGGAGATCATCGTCGAGAAAGACGCCGAGGTCAAATATTCGACGGTGCAGAACTGGTATCCGGGCGACAAGGAGGGCCGGGGCGGCATCTATAATTTCGTCACCAAGCGCGGTATCTGCCGCGAGAACGCCCGTCTGTCATGGACGCAGGTCGAGACCGGGTCGGCGATCACGTGGAAATATCCGAGCTGCATTCTCGCCGGCGACAATTCGGTGGGCGAGTTCTACTCGGTGGCCATGACCAACAATTTCCAGCAGGCCGATACCGGTACGAAGATGATCCACATAGGGCGCAACACCCGCAGCCGCATCGTGTCGAAAGGCATTTCGGCCGGGCGGAGCGAAAACTCCTACCGCGGTCTGGTCCGCATGGCGAAGGGGGCTGAGAACGCCCGCAACTATTCGCAGTGCGATTCGCTGCTGATCGGCGACAAATGCGGGGCGCATACCTTCCCCGTGATCGACAGCCGCAACCGCACGGCTGTGGTCGAACACGAAGCCACGACCTCGAAGATTTCGGACGACCAGCTCTTCTACTGCAACCAGCGGGGCCTTTCGACCGAGGACGCCGTGGGGCTGATCGTGAACGGCTATGCCCGCGAGGTGCTGGCCAAACTGCCGATGGAATTCGCTGTCGAGGCGCAGAAACTGCTTTCGATCAGCCTCGAAGGCTCGGTCGGATAA
- a CDS encoding flavodoxin family protein — translation MKVLVLNGSPRRNGLVSQMLEHIAGSLPETCDVERIFVHDLTVRPCTGCMSCRSKLRCALPEDDAHRVAEEIRTAEIEKCKKLARKIC, via the coding sequence ATGAAAGTGCTGGTGCTCAACGGCAGTCCGCGGCGCAACGGTCTGGTCTCGCAGATGCTGGAACATATTGCCGGCAGTTTGCCGGAGACGTGCGACGTCGAGCGTATTTTCGTGCACGACCTGACCGTAAGACCCTGCACGGGGTGTATGAGCTGCCGCTCGAAACTCCGTTGCGCGCTGCCCGAAGACGATGCGCACCGCGTCGCGGAGGAGATCCGCACGGCGGAGATTGAAAAATGTAAAAAACTGGCAAGAAAGATATGTTAA
- the sufC gene encoding Fe-S cluster assembly ATPase SufC translates to MLSVKNLHASVDGKEILRGIDLEVKAGEVHAIMGPNGSGKSTLAAVLAGNEKFTVTEGSATFLGRDLLEMPIEDRARLGLFLGFQYPVEIPGVTMANFMKLAVNEQRKFRGEEPLTAAEFLKLMREKSAVVELDSKLTSRAVNEGFSGGEKKKNEIFQMAMLDPKLAILDETDSGLDIDALRIVATGVTKLHTPENATVVITHYQRLLDYIVPDVVHVLYRGRIIHTGDKTLALKLEKEGYDWLINDYRE, encoded by the coding sequence ATGTTAAGCGTAAAAAATCTGCATGCGTCGGTCGACGGCAAAGAGATTCTGCGGGGCATCGACCTCGAAGTGAAAGCCGGCGAGGTGCATGCCATCATGGGGCCTAACGGCTCTGGCAAATCGACGCTCGCGGCGGTGCTCGCGGGCAATGAGAAATTCACGGTGACCGAAGGCTCGGCCACGTTCCTCGGACGGGACCTGCTGGAGATGCCGATCGAGGACCGGGCGCGTCTGGGGCTGTTTCTGGGTTTTCAGTATCCGGTCGAGATTCCGGGCGTCACGATGGCCAACTTCATGAAGCTGGCCGTGAACGAGCAGCGCAAGTTCCGCGGCGAGGAGCCGCTGACGGCCGCCGAATTCCTGAAACTGATGCGCGAGAAGAGCGCCGTCGTGGAGCTGGATTCGAAACTCACCTCGCGCGCCGTGAACGAAGGCTTTTCGGGCGGTGAGAAGAAGAAGAACGAGATTTTCCAGATGGCGATGCTCGATCCGAAGCTGGCCATTCTGGACGAGACCGATTCGGGACTCGACATCGACGCCTTGCGCATCGTCGCCACGGGCGTTACGAAACTGCATACGCCCGAAAACGCGACGGTGGTCATTACGCATTACCAGCGATTGCTGGATTACATCGTGCCCGACGTGGTGCATGTGCTCTACCGGGGACGCATTATCCATACGGGCGACAAGACGCTGGCTCTCAAACTCGAAAAGGAGGGCTACGACTGGCTGATTAACGATTACAGGGAATGA
- a CDS encoding SufD family Fe-S cluster assembly protein has product MTAILDIIRDFRTAQGEVFRIEGTQDGPYAAVDPRRMRIEAAAGASGRIVVVHTAPDMSSLEVVAAEDARLEITEVFLAEAFAEVAVKQSARSLCRLTAVQLTSANVSYTIDLDGRDAENMLGGVFLAGGEEHCVVKLRTNHNVPDCRSNSYIKGVAGGSARGEFCGLVYVAPDAQHTDAQQQNRNILLSETAHIATQPQLEIYADDVKCSHGATVGQMDSEAVLYMRQRGLSEVQARRLQIEGFVGDVVRRCGVEPLCETMMEAVRAKMEKL; this is encoded by the coding sequence ATGACGGCGATACTCGATATAATCCGTGATTTCCGCACGGCGCAGGGCGAAGTGTTCCGGATCGAAGGGACGCAGGACGGGCCTTATGCGGCGGTCGATCCCCGGCGCATGCGCATCGAGGCCGCCGCGGGCGCGTCGGGACGCATCGTGGTGGTGCATACCGCGCCCGACATGTCGTCGCTGGAAGTCGTCGCGGCGGAGGACGCCCGTCTCGAAATAACGGAGGTGTTCCTCGCCGAAGCTTTCGCGGAGGTTGCGGTGAAGCAGTCCGCACGCAGCCTGTGCCGCCTGACGGCCGTGCAGCTTACGAGCGCCAACGTCTCCTATACGATCGATCTCGACGGCCGCGATGCCGAGAACATGCTGGGCGGGGTGTTCCTTGCCGGCGGTGAAGAACACTGCGTCGTCAAACTGCGCACGAACCACAACGTGCCCGACTGCCGCAGCAATTCCTATATTAAAGGCGTTGCCGGCGGTTCGGCCCGCGGCGAGTTCTGCGGACTGGTCTATGTGGCGCCCGATGCGCAGCATACCGACGCGCAGCAGCAGAACCGCAACATCCTGCTGAGCGAGACGGCGCATATCGCCACCCAGCCCCAGCTGGAGATATATGCCGACGACGTGAAGTGCTCGCACGGCGCGACGGTGGGGCAGATGGACTCGGAAGCCGTGCTGTATATGCGCCAGCGCGGCCTGAGCGAGGTGCAGGCCCGCCGGCTGCAGATCGAAGGGTTCGTGGGCGACGTCGTACGCCGCTGCGGCGTGGAGCCGTTGTGCGAGACGATGATGGAGGCCGTTAGGGCCAAAATGGAAAAATTGTAA
- a CDS encoding aminotransferase class V-fold PLP-dependent enzyme, producing the protein MFDVEKIRGEFPILGREVYGKPLVYLDNGATAQKPLAVIETIDYLNRELNANIHRGVHYLSEEATTLYEASRERIRAFIGAAEKEEVIFTAGATASLNTVAYGWGEKFVRAGDNIVVSEMEHHSNIVPWQMLCERKGAEIRVLPFDDEGRLRTELLPSLLDGRTRAVAVTQASNTLGTRPELRGIIDAAHAVGAIAVVDGCQGVVHGGADMQELDCDFYAFSGHKLFAPTGIGVLYGKRALLEAMPPFLGGGDMVDTVTFAKTTYAPVPLKFEAGTANFSGAIALGEAVKFVQRFDPEEVERHEQALLRRATERLAAIDGLRIYGTAPGKCAIVSFNVEGVHPYDMGMILDKLGIAVRTGQHCAEPVMDHYATTGMCRASFALYNTQAEADALADGVERAVRMLR; encoded by the coding sequence ATGTTCGACGTTGAAAAAATACGCGGGGAGTTCCCGATTCTCGGACGCGAGGTTTACGGCAAGCCGCTGGTCTACCTCGACAACGGGGCCACGGCCCAGAAGCCGCTGGCGGTGATCGAGACGATCGATTACCTCAACCGGGAGCTCAACGCCAATATCCACCGCGGGGTGCATTACCTTTCGGAGGAGGCCACGACGCTCTACGAAGCGTCGCGCGAGCGGATCCGCGCCTTTATCGGGGCGGCGGAGAAGGAAGAGGTGATTTTCACGGCCGGCGCGACGGCTTCGCTCAATACGGTGGCCTATGGGTGGGGCGAGAAATTCGTCCGTGCGGGCGACAACATCGTCGTCAGCGAAATGGAACACCACTCCAATATCGTTCCGTGGCAGATGCTGTGCGAACGCAAAGGGGCCGAGATCCGGGTGCTGCCCTTCGACGACGAAGGGCGTCTGCGCACCGAACTGCTGCCGTCGCTGCTCGACGGGCGGACGCGCGCCGTCGCCGTGACGCAGGCGTCGAATACGCTCGGCACGCGGCCCGAACTGCGCGGGATTATCGACGCGGCGCATGCCGTGGGGGCGATCGCCGTCGTGGACGGATGTCAGGGCGTCGTGCACGGGGGCGCGGACATGCAGGAGCTGGATTGCGATTTCTACGCATTTTCGGGACATAAGCTCTTCGCTCCGACGGGTATCGGCGTGCTGTACGGCAAACGCGCGCTGCTGGAGGCGATGCCGCCGTTTCTGGGCGGCGGGGACATGGTCGATACGGTGACGTTCGCAAAGACGACCTATGCGCCCGTTCCGCTCAAGTTCGAGGCGGGAACGGCCAATTTTTCGGGCGCCATCGCGCTCGGCGAAGCAGTGAAATTCGTCCAGCGCTTCGATCCCGAAGAGGTCGAGCGGCACGAGCAGGCGCTGCTGCGCCGTGCGACCGAACGTCTCGCGGCGATCGACGGCCTGCGGATTTACGGCACGGCGCCCGGCAAATGCGCCATCGTGTCGTTCAACGTCGAGGGCGTGCATCCTTACGATATGGGGATGATTCTCGACAAGCTCGGCATCGCCGTCCGTACCGGACAGCACTGCGCCGAGCCGGTGATGGACCATTACGCGACGACGGGCATGTGCCGCGCTTCGTTCGCGCTTTACAACACGCAGGCCGAAGCCGATGCGCTGGCCGACGGGGTCGAACGGGCCGTGCGGATGCTGCGCTGA
- a CDS encoding dTMP kinase — protein sequence MFIVLEGLDGAGKSTQIRMLRQLFADRGVESEYVHFPRFDSPVYGQLIARFLRGEFGGVQEVDPYLVALIFAGDRADAAPQIRQWLAEGKAVVLDRYVYSNVGFQCAKLPAGEERDRLADWIVNLEFGHNALPRPDLSLFLDVPFAFTERKLSEVREGDDRDYLQGGQDIHEASLQLQQDVRSVYLASAAKDPSLRVVDCSDASGAMESPEGIFAKIRAELTPILGADA from the coding sequence ATGTTCATTGTACTCGAAGGATTGGACGGAGCGGGCAAATCGACCCAGATACGCATGCTGCGCCAGCTGTTTGCCGACAGGGGCGTCGAGAGCGAGTATGTGCATTTCCCGCGCTTCGATTCGCCCGTATACGGCCAGCTGATCGCCCGGTTCCTGCGCGGCGAATTCGGCGGCGTGCAGGAGGTCGATCCCTACCTCGTGGCGCTGATTTTTGCGGGCGACCGCGCCGACGCCGCGCCGCAGATACGGCAGTGGCTCGCCGAAGGAAAAGCGGTGGTGCTGGACCGTTACGTCTACTCGAACGTGGGTTTCCAGTGCGCCAAACTTCCCGCCGGCGAGGAGCGCGATCGGCTGGCCGACTGGATCGTGAACCTCGAATTCGGCCATAACGCGCTTCCCCGTCCCGACCTCTCGCTGTTCCTCGACGTACCGTTCGCCTTCACCGAGCGCAAGCTCTCCGAAGTGCGCGAAGGCGACGACCGCGACTATCTGCAGGGCGGACAGGATATCCACGAGGCGTCGTTGCAGCTGCAGCAGGACGTGCGCAGCGTCTATCTCGCCTCGGCGGCCAAGGACCCGTCGCTGCGGGTCGTCGATTGCAGCGACGCTTCGGGTGCGATGGAGTCGCCCGAAGGCATCTTCGCCAAAATCCGTGCGGAACTAACCCCAATACTTGGAGCAGATGCGTAA
- a CDS encoding BT_3928 family protein, with protein MRKTRVFKLIANVCRLILACTFILSGFTKVIDPWGTAMKVNEYLSIYGVESLQPASMAFSIWLCGAELMMGCMLLFKVRIRLISIFAVLSMLFFTALTLLSATLIPVEDCGCFGEALKLTPWQTFFKNLALLPMAFVVWWRYRPDKIFAFNALEIVLTVTFFFLSMYLGYYCYRHLPLIDFLPYKVGVNIWEGMHAPAVEPGETETVLVYRNLETGKLHEFSLEDTAWQDAGKWEWVDTRTTEEMPAIRPLMSEFALRDAEGDATEEILTAPGRVYMLCVTSFDRLPRACAKRFAALIRRAQSEGARVVCLTPQPLYGVAYHDFGSGEVRCYNIDASTMKTMLRANNGMVLLEEGVIRAKKNCRDIRP; from the coding sequence ATGCGTAAAACACGGGTATTCAAACTGATAGCCAACGTTTGCCGGCTGATCCTCGCCTGCACTTTTATTCTTTCGGGTTTCACGAAGGTTATCGACCCGTGGGGCACGGCGATGAAGGTCAACGAGTACCTCTCGATCTACGGTGTCGAGTCGCTGCAGCCTGCGAGCATGGCTTTTTCGATCTGGTTGTGCGGCGCCGAGCTGATGATGGGGTGCATGCTGCTGTTCAAGGTCCGCATCCGTCTGATTTCGATCTTCGCCGTGCTGTCGATGCTGTTCTTCACAGCGCTGACATTGCTGAGCGCCACGCTGATTCCCGTCGAGGACTGCGGCTGTTTCGGCGAGGCGCTGAAACTGACGCCGTGGCAGACTTTCTTCAAGAATCTGGCCCTGCTGCCCATGGCCTTCGTGGTCTGGTGGCGCTACCGTCCCGACAAGATTTTCGCCTTCAACGCGCTGGAAATCGTGCTGACGGTCACCTTCTTCTTCCTTTCGATGTATCTGGGGTACTACTGTTACCGCCATCTGCCGCTGATCGACTTCCTGCCCTACAAGGTCGGGGTCAATATCTGGGAGGGCATGCACGCTCCGGCCGTCGAACCCGGCGAGACGGAGACCGTGCTCGTTTACCGCAATCTCGAAACGGGCAAACTGCACGAATTTTCGCTCGAAGACACCGCATGGCAGGACGCCGGGAAGTGGGAGTGGGTCGATACCCGGACTACCGAGGAGATGCCCGCCATACGCCCGCTTATGAGCGAATTCGCCCTGCGCGATGCCGAGGGGGACGCCACGGAGGAGATACTGACCGCTCCCGGCCGCGTGTATATGCTTTGCGTCACCTCGTTCGACCGCCTGCCGCGCGCCTGCGCCAAGCGGTTTGCCGCTCTCATACGGCGTGCGCAGAGCGAAGGCGCGCGCGTCGTCTGTCTCACGCCCCAGCCGTTGTACGGCGTCGCCTATCACGATTTCGGATCGGGCGAGGTACGCTGCTATAACATAGACGCTTCGACCATGAAGACCATGCTTCGCGCCAACAACGGCATGGTGCTGCTCGAAGAGGGCGTGATCCGCGCTAAAAAGAATTGTCGCGATATTCGTCCATAG
- a CDS encoding efflux RND transporter periplasmic adaptor subunit, whose translation MRTFQTLFILLALCGCGRRQPAPETVRPVKVVTASGAGVIDKDFAGMATPDDAVNLAFKLSGQVLDVPVSQGESVKKGALLAELDPRDIQLQVSADRSAYEEARSQLQRMQRLLEHEAVSQQEFEASRTRYAQARSAYDNSLDMLKETKLRAPFASVVERKYVDNYERVQAGQTIVRVVNPVTTQVQFTLPESALPLLASQSTRFEVEFDNYRGVKFPAVLKDYAKTSSDASGFPVSLRLTNADPGRYPVSPGMSCTITMQSADPVPDAVSLPVSAIFAPAEGGTYVWIVTGDGHVVRREVTLGELYGRDRVVVDSGVEPGERVVTAGVYQLRQGERVRILK comes from the coding sequence ATGCGAACTTTCCAAACTTTATTCATTCTTCTCGCGCTGTGCGGCTGCGGCCGCCGTCAGCCGGCGCCTGAGACGGTCCGCCCGGTGAAGGTCGTCACGGCGTCGGGCGCCGGGGTCATCGACAAGGATTTCGCGGGCATGGCTACGCCCGACGACGCCGTGAATCTGGCGTTCAAGCTTTCCGGACAGGTGCTGGACGTTCCGGTGTCGCAGGGCGAGAGCGTGAAGAAGGGGGCGCTGCTGGCCGAGCTCGACCCCCGCGACATCCAGCTGCAGGTCTCCGCCGACCGCTCCGCATACGAAGAGGCCCGCTCGCAGCTGCAGCGCATGCAGCGGCTGCTGGAGCACGAAGCCGTCTCGCAGCAGGAATTCGAAGCTTCCCGAACCCGCTATGCGCAGGCCCGCTCTGCTTATGACAACTCTCTCGACATGCTCAAGGAGACCAAGCTCCGGGCGCCTTTCGCCAGCGTCGTCGAGCGCAAATACGTCGATAATTACGAACGGGTGCAGGCCGGACAGACCATCGTGCGCGTCGTGAATCCCGTGACGACGCAGGTGCAGTTCACCCTGCCCGAAAGCGCTCTGCCGCTGCTGGCCTCCCAATCCACGCGCTTCGAGGTGGAATTCGACAACTACCGGGGCGTGAAGTTTCCGGCCGTGCTGAAAGATTACGCCAAGACTTCGTCTGACGCGTCGGGATTTCCCGTATCGCTTCGCCTGACCAATGCCGATCCGGGGCGTTATCCCGTCTCTCCGGGCATGTCGTGTACGATTACCATGCAGAGCGCCGACCCGGTTCCCGACGCCGTGTCGCTGCCCGTGTCGGCGATCTTCGCTCCGGCCGAAGGCGGCACCTACGTCTGGATCGTGACCGGCGACGGCCATGTCGTGCGCCGCGAGGTGACGCTGGGCGAGCTGTACGGCCGCGACCGCGTCGTGGTGGACAGCGGCGTGGAGCCGGGCGAGCGCGTCGTCACGGCGGGCGTTTATCAGCTGCGGCAGGGCGAGCGGGTGCGAATCCTAAAGTGA
- a CDS encoding efflux RND transporter permease subunit, with protein sequence MSLPEYSLKNKKVVWFFLFVLLAGGALGFVTLGKKEDSTFVIKSASLVCTYPGATPLEVEQLISEPIEREVQSMRLVHKITSESYYGLSKIMVELDPATGAAEIPQLWDELRRKVLNIQPRLPAGASPVTVADDFGDVYGIYYGLSVDGGFTWSELREWAQRIKTALVTVDGVQKVTLFGEQTPVVNVYVSLAALANFSIRPESIVRTIGQQNTIVNSGEKQAGALEIQILEDGAYKDLGDISNQLLISSSGKQYRLGDIARVERGYADPPQTLMRVNGRRAVGIGISTEADVDVVKAGEKIGRVLGGLTRQMPVGMDLTVLYPEDRIAREANSTFILNLAESVAIVILIIMLVMGFRAGVLIGSSLLFSKGGTLLLMQFLGEGLNRTSLAGFIIAMGMLVDNAIVVTDNAQQAMLRGVARRQAVIDGANAPRWSLLGATLIAIFSFLPLYLAPSSVAEIVKPLFVVLGLSLLLSWGLALTQTPLFGDFMLRVKPAAHDPYDTKFYRKFDRLLAGLLRWRWGVVAGVVALFALSLAVMGLMPQNFFPSLDKPYFRADVLLPEGYNIRDTERNLRLMEEWLHEQPEVKTVSVTMGSTPPRYYLASSSISLRPNFGNILIELHDRKQTEEVENRFNAYVVANCPDVWLRSSLFKLSPVPDAAIEFGFIGDDIDTLRRLTQAAEDIMWRTPGTANIRNSWGNRVPTWLPLYSQMKGQRIGVTRSQMAQGITIATQGYRLGEYREGDQFMPILLKDENIDAYNLTNLQALPIFTPAGKVYSIEQATDGFRFEYRGGVVKRYNRQRVMKAQCDPARGVNTMELFAALRDSVTRAVPLPEGYSMKVFGEQESQQESNSALAEYMPLTMILIFIVLLLLFRNYREPVIILLMIPLIFIGVVLGLAVTGKVFNFFSLLGLLGLVGMNIKNAVVLVEQIGVLRAGGRGPYDALVSATRSRIVPVAMASGTTILGMLPLLFDSMFGAMAATIMGGLLVATLLTVCVLPVVYAIFYNIRES encoded by the coding sequence ATGAGTCTGCCCGAATATTCGCTGAAAAATAAAAAAGTCGTCTGGTTTTTCCTTTTCGTCCTGCTTGCTGGCGGCGCCCTCGGCTTCGTCACGCTGGGCAAAAAGGAGGATTCGACGTTCGTCATCAAAAGTGCGTCGCTGGTCTGCACCTATCCCGGAGCCACGCCGCTGGAGGTCGAACAGCTCATTTCCGAGCCGATCGAACGCGAGGTGCAGTCGATGCGGCTGGTGCATAAAATCACCTCCGAGTCCTATTACGGACTTTCGAAGATCATGGTCGAACTCGATCCTGCGACCGGCGCCGCGGAGATTCCGCAGTTGTGGGACGAGCTGCGGCGCAAGGTGCTCAACATCCAGCCCCGGCTGCCGGCCGGGGCTTCGCCCGTTACCGTGGCCGACGATTTCGGCGACGTGTACGGCATCTATTACGGCCTTTCGGTCGACGGCGGATTCACATGGTCCGAACTGCGCGAGTGGGCGCAGCGGATCAAGACGGCGCTGGTGACCGTGGACGGCGTGCAGAAGGTGACGCTCTTCGGCGAGCAGACGCCCGTGGTGAACGTCTATGTCAGCCTTGCGGCGCTCGCCAACTTCTCGATCCGCCCCGAATCGATCGTGAGGACCATCGGCCAGCAGAACACGATCGTCAACAGCGGCGAGAAGCAGGCCGGGGCGCTCGAAATACAGATCTTGGAGGACGGGGCCTATAAGGACCTCGGCGACATCTCCAACCAGTTGCTCATCTCCTCTTCGGGCAAGCAGTACCGGCTGGGCGACATCGCCCGCGTGGAGCGGGGATACGCCGATCCGCCGCAGACGCTGATGCGCGTGAACGGCCGCAGGGCGGTGGGCATCGGCATCTCGACCGAGGCTGACGTGGACGTGGTGAAGGCCGGGGAGAAGATCGGCCGGGTGCTCGGCGGCCTTACGCGCCAGATGCCCGTGGGCATGGACCTCACGGTGCTTTATCCCGAAGACCGCATTGCCCGCGAGGCGAATTCCACCTTTATCCTGAACCTCGCCGAATCGGTGGCGATCGTCATCCTTATCATCATGCTCGTCATGGGATTCCGCGCCGGGGTGCTGATCGGCAGTTCGCTGCTGTTCTCCAAAGGCGGTACGCTTCTGCTGATGCAGTTTCTGGGCGAAGGTCTCAACCGCACCTCGCTGGCGGGGTTCATCATCGCGATGGGCATGCTGGTGGACAACGCCATCGTGGTGACCGACAATGCGCAGCAGGCCATGCTGCGGGGCGTCGCGCGGCGGCAGGCCGTCATCGACGGGGCCAATGCTCCGCGCTGGAGCCTGCTGGGAGCGACGCTGATCGCCATTTTCTCGTTCCTGCCGCTTTATCTGGCCCCTTCGTCCGTTGCCGAGATCGTCAAGCCGCTGTTCGTCGTGCTGGGGCTTTCGCTGCTGCTGAGCTGGGGGCTGGCCCTTACGCAGACGCCGCTTTTCGGCGATTTCATGCTCCGCGTCAAACCTGCGGCGCACGATCCCTACGATACGAAGTTCTACCGGAAATTCGACCGGCTGCTGGCCGGGCTGCTGCGCTGGCGGTGGGGCGTCGTTGCGGGCGTCGTCGCGCTCTTCGCCCTTTCGCTGGCGGTAATGGGTCTCATGCCGCAGAATTTCTTCCCGTCGCTGGACAAGCCCTATTTCCGGGCCGACGTGCTGTTGCCCGAAGGGTATAACATCCGCGATACGGAGCGCAACCTGCGCCTGATGGAGGAGTGGCTCCATGAGCAGCCCGAAGTGAAGACCGTGTCGGTGACGATGGGCTCCACGCCGCCGCGCTATTATCTGGCCAGCAGCAGCATTTCGCTGCGGCCCAATTTCGGCAATATCCTGATCGAACTGCACGACCGGAAACAGACCGAGGAGGTTGAAAACCGTTTCAATGCCTACGTCGTGGCGAACTGTCCCGACGTGTGGCTGCGCTCGTCGCTTTTCAAGCTCTCGCCCGTGCCCGACGCCGCGATCGAATTCGGGTTCATCGGCGACGATATCGACACGCTCCGCCGGCTGACGCAGGCGGCCGAGGACATCATGTGGCGTACGCCCGGCACGGCGAATATCCGCAACAGCTGGGGCAACCGCGTTCCGACGTGGCTGCCGCTCTACTCGCAGATGAAGGGCCAGCGCATCGGCGTCACCCGCAGTCAGATGGCGCAGGGCATTACCATCGCCACGCAGGGCTACCGGCTCGGCGAGTACCGCGAGGGCGACCAGTTCATGCCGATCCTGCTCAAGGACGAGAATATCGACGCCTATAATCTGACCAACCTGCAGGCGTTGCCGATCTTCACGCCTGCGGGCAAGGTCTACTCCATCGAACAGGCGACCGACGGTTTCCGCTTCGAATACCGCGGCGGGGTGGTGAAGCGTTACAACCGCCAGCGGGTGATGAAGGCGCAGTGCGACCCGGCGCGCGGGGTCAATACGATGGAGCTGTTCGCCGCCCTGCGCGATTCGGTGACCCGCGCCGTGCCGCTGCCCGAAGGCTATTCGATGAAGGTCTTCGGTGAGCAGGAGAGTCAGCAGGAGTCCAATTCGGCGCTGGCCGAGTACATGCCCCTGACGATGATCCTGATCTTCATCGTCCTGCTTCTGCTGTTCCGCAACTACCGCGAACCGGTCATCATCTTGCTGATGATCCCCCTGATCTTTATCGGCGTGGTGCTGGGGCTGGCCGTTACGGGCAAGGTGTTCAACTTCTTTTCGCTGCTGGGACTGCTGGGGCTTGTGGGAATGAATATCAAGAACGCCGTGGTGCTTGTCGAGCAGATCGGCGTCCTGCGGGCCGGGGGCAGAGGGCCTTACGATGCGCTGGTCTCCGCCACGCGCAGCCGTATCGTGCCCGTTGCGATGGCTTCGGGGACCACGATCCTCGGCATGCTGCCCCTGCTGTTCGACTCGATGTTCGGGGCGATGGCCGCGACGATCATGGGCGGACTGCTGGTCGCCACGCTGCTGACCGTCTGCGTCCTGCCGGTCGTCTACGCCATTTTCTATAATATCCGTGAATCATGA